One window of Metopolophium dirhodum isolate CAU chromosome 3, ASM1992520v1, whole genome shotgun sequence genomic DNA carries:
- the LOC132940728 gene encoding myb-like protein Z: protein MGGKKAPSKNRVYEKERRDRLNVSFEELRTVLPPSDSNASLGKADIINHAIDLIRVLQNEKLKTSSMHRKELIRLQNKVSHLCTRIKNLISTLKESKIKVPKDRSIKKMSIQNRSKTKPKKDTGIRNSNIKKFKNKQKLAQKVRPITLATKPVNIPVLTSTNPTFILPNGHLIKIDTAPIIPQSQIIFDIPKILLLPDYKSSEILIAPKKNDGTITTSMNKRPIPSLVTYNRLLKETNFLKDSKVEITNNKKLNSKSENKNESNNIQKVEKNINKNKIEESDKLRCTEPVKSNDNRGTTTSHTIEAIVKDINQDKNEKSIEREEIVTNMTICDGNKNTLKSIETDNKITTNSPECLSTAQTTSTIVNPLSILTEENQRKSIETAKNIISCFDDIRLPIPNTDFSTDLFSSLQGPVGGHHADSMSPTEAFLLSFPLVSTSKNTNILNESEQTEMHSATPTTILQIGNLESPATELFQKNDDDCEKDQNKDKMKDQFGFNVKPFYNDGYIDIGKKNDQHYGYKEVKKLKPIPPPQPTASTYHKTSYNDISSYYRTTQSNSDLWRYTSYNSFDKNLNKNIKKTDKSTSTAFVNNVPYVVPYDLNTVNSTNTTTYIDTENYQEVWPHKPKQKKKQNEKSVPVNWMTDKGCQNSYAKKDDYSYQKKNNFDMSFDLQPEPKQTYSWSPSKTIPLLPHLDTNMPSTLPTLVGDLALNINTGSNTPFDQRVYECNKKSDNTIPVTSSEQNMLNYKSRSVNSNFLSVSQLVEQPKSNDKRKGRNCAKDYCCVYQNQKTDKDYYQNQTKQYYPEINTFEQDQSWVRSKYSHDSSRSTNHSAESLIRHQQKHGSIIKSGSKNQNVTNKQTTCYRTSQKPSYNNNENFGNYYNQPNSNYLYENINDLDKQPSSYQIPSNFYTPPTTTKHNISNYIPLPTTFSMTSSSYNKPVQHFTQNTNNYYNSSSNVNTLTNFNLSTIFPEMIDKEPNITPLGAPSKNNEFDVMNNYGTNIHSSY, encoded by the exons atggGTGGTAAAAAAGCACCAtc taaaaatcgAGTATATGAAAAAGAACGCAGAGATCGTTTGAATGTAAGTTTTGAAGAATTGCGAACTGTTCTTCCACCATCAGACTCTAATGCTTCATTAGGTAAGGCTGACATTATTAACCATGCAATAGATTTAATTCGTGTTTTACAAAATGAAAAGCTGAAGACATCAAGTATGCATA GAAAGGAATTAATTCGCTTACAAAATAAAGTATCCCATTTATGCACAAGAATCAAAAACCTAATATCCACTTTAAAAgaatcaaaaattaaagtacCAAAAGATAGATCTATTAAAAAGATGAGTATTCAAAATAGATCAAAAACTAAACCTAAAAAAGACACTGGTATCagaaatagtaatataaagaagtttaaaaacaaacaaaaattagcTCAAAAAGTAAGGCCTATTACTTTAGCTACTAAACCTGTTAATATACCAGTTTTAACTTCAACTAaccctacatttattttacccAATGGACATTTGATCAAAATTGATACTGCACCTATTATACCTCAGTCACAGATCATATTTGATATACCCAAAATACTTTTGTTACCCGATTATAAAAGTTCAGAGATATTAATTGCTCCTAAAAAGAATGATGGAACAATTACTACATCTATGAACAAGAGACCTATACCATCATTAGTAACATACAACAGATTATTAAAAGaaactaattttttgaaagATAGTAAAGTAGAAATAACTAACAATAAAAAGCTAAATAgtaaatctgaaaataaaaatgaatccaataatatacaaaaagttgaaaaaaacataaacaaaaataaaatagaagaaAGTGATAAACTTAGGTGTACAGAACCAGTAAAATCAAATGATAATAGAGGTACAACAACAAGTCACACAATTGAAGCTATAGTGAAGGACATCAATcaagataaaaatgaaaaatctatTGAAAGAGAGGAAATTGTAACAAATATGACGATTTGTgatggaaataaaaatacattaaaatccATTGAaacagataataaaataacaactaatTCGCCAGAGTGTTTATCAACGGCTCAAACTACATCTACTATTGTTAATCCATTAAGTATATTAACGgaagaaaatcaaagaaaaTCTATAGAAACAGCAAAAAACATTATCTCTTGTTTTGATGACATACGGTTACCAATACCAAATACAGATTTTTCTACAGATTTGTTTAGTTCTCTTCAGGGGCCAGTCGGAGGACATCACGCAGACTCCATGTCTCCGACAGAAGCTTTTCTTCTTTCATTTCCCCTGGTTTCAACTTCAAAAAacactaatatattaaatgaatcTGAACAAACGGAAATGCATTCAGCTACACCCACAACAATATTGCAAATTGGTAACTTGGAATCTCCAGCTACAGAATTATTCCAGAAAAATGACGATGATTGTGAAAAAGatcaaaataaagataaaatgaaAGATCAATTTGGTTTTAACGTCAAACCATTCTATAATGATGGATATATAGACATTGGTAAAAAGAATGATCAACACTATGGTTATAAAgaggttaaaaaattaaaaccaatacCTCCACCTCAACCAACTGCTTCCACTTACCATAAGACATCTTATAATGATATTTCTTCTTATTATAGAACCACTCAATCAAATTCTGATCTTTGGCGGTATACTAGTTATAATTCGTTTgataaaaatcttaataaaaatattaaaaagactGATAAATCTACATCTACAGCATTTGTAAACAATGTTCCTTATGTAGTACCATATGACCTAAATACAGTAAATTCAACTAATACAACTACATATATTGATACTGAAAATTATCAAGAAGTTTGGCCACACAAACCAAAACAGAAAAAGAAACAAAATGAAAAGAGTGTTCCAGTTAACTGGATGACAGATAAAGGCTGTCAAAATTCTTATGCAAAAAAAGATGACTATAGCtatcaaaagaaaaacaattttgatatgTCATTTGATTTACAGCCTGAACCTAAACAAACATATTCATGGTCACCATCTAAAACTATCCCTTTATTACCTCATTTGGATACTAATATGCCTTCAACATTACCGACTCTAGTAGGAGATTTAGCTTTGAATATTAATACAGGTTCTAATACTCCATTTGATCAAAGAGTTTATGAATGCAACAAAAAAAGTGACAATACAATCCCTGTTACAAGTAGTGAGCAAAATATGCTCAATTATAAATCTCGTTCTGTTAATTCAAATTTCCTATCCGTCAGTCAGTTAGTAGAACAACCCAAGTCAAATGATAAACGAAAAGGTAGAAATTGTGCTAAGGATTATTGTTGTGTGTACCAAAATCAGAAAACAGATAAAGATTATTATCAAAATCAAACTAAACAATATTACCCTGAGATTAATACCTTTGAACAAGATCAATCTTGGGTACGATCAAAATATTCACACGATTCTAGTAGATCAACAAATCACAGTGCTGAATCTTTAATTAGGCATCAACAAAAACATGGTTCTATTATAAAATCAGGttcaaaaaaccaaaatgtaaCTAATAAACAAACTACCTGTTATAGAACAAGCCAAAAACCaagttataataacaatgaaaattttggcaattattataatcaacccAATAGTAATTATCTATATGAGAATATAAATGATTTAGACAAACAACCATCTTCATATCAAATACCATCTAATTTCTATACTCCTCCGACAACTACGAAGcataacatttcaaattatatacctCTACCTACAACATTTAGCATGACAAGTTCAAGTTACAATAAGCCAGTTCAACATTTTACCCAGAAcacaaataactattataacagcAGTAGCAATGTGAACACTTTAACAAACTTCAATTTAAGTACTATATTTCCAGAAATGATTGATAAG gaacCGAATATAACACCTTTAGGTGCAccaagtaaaaataatgaatttgatgTCATGAATAATTATGGAACCAATATACATTCATCTTATTAA